One Amycolatopsis thermophila DNA segment encodes these proteins:
- a CDS encoding ANTAR domain-containing response regulator → MTEEATEAGGVATAPQRRVLVAEDEALIRLDLVEMLREEGYQVVGEAGDGEEAIKLAAELKPDLVILDVKMPKLDGIEAASQITTDRIAPVVILTAFSQRELVERARDAGTMAYLVKPFNKRDLVPAIELAVSRFSEMQALEAEVASLSDRLETRKVIDRAKGLLMTHQGLTEPDAFRWIQRTAMDRRTTMKAVAQAVVESIGQKQ, encoded by the coding sequence GTGACCGAAGAGGCTACCGAGGCCGGCGGTGTCGCCACCGCTCCGCAGCGTCGGGTGCTCGTCGCCGAAGACGAAGCACTGATCCGGCTTGACCTCGTCGAGATGTTGCGCGAAGAGGGATACCAGGTGGTCGGCGAGGCGGGCGACGGCGAAGAGGCCATCAAGCTGGCCGCCGAGCTCAAGCCGGACCTGGTGATCCTGGACGTCAAGATGCCCAAGCTGGACGGCATCGAGGCGGCGTCGCAGATCACCACCGACCGCATCGCCCCCGTGGTCATCCTGACCGCGTTCAGCCAGCGCGAGCTGGTCGAGAGGGCCCGCGACGCGGGCACGATGGCGTACCTGGTCAAGCCGTTCAACAAGCGGGACCTGGTTCCCGCGATCGAGCTGGCCGTCAGCCGGTTCTCGGAGATGCAGGCTCTGGAGGCCGAGGTCGCCAGCCTCTCCGACCGGCTCGAGACCCGCAAGGTCATCGACCGGGCCAAGGGCCTGCTCATGACCCACCAGGGGCTGACCGAGCCGGACGCGTTCCGGTGGATCCAGCGCACCGCCATGGACCGGCGCACCACGATGAAGGCCGTCGCGCAGGCGGTCGTGGAGAGCATCGGGCAGAAGCAGTAA
- a CDS encoding aldo/keto reductase, whose amino-acid sequence MTDHDRGQVLDQVADLGFGGRRGGGPARAAPLRGRRLVRGPLGQGLLTGRYRMGRRTGTHRAGYTPQHVSDERKQQLVPLAGKAGLRMTHLAMAFAIAHPAVTAANLGPRTMEQLDDLLAGAEVTLEPPTTPGGVVGEPSATGTRTATPSGRPRTSDTPDRCRTTGHASAPTW is encoded by the coding sequence GTGACCGATCATGATCGTGGTCAGGTCCTCGACCAGGTCGCGGACCTCGGGTTCGGGGGCCGCCGGGGTGGTGGCCCCGCACGCGCAGCTCCGCTCCGCGGGCGGCGATTGGTCCGGGGCCCGCTCGGCCAGGGCCTCCTCACCGGCCGCTACCGCATGGGCCGGCGGACCGGCACCCACCGGGCCGGCTACACCCCACAGCACGTCAGCGACGAGCGCAAACAACAACTCGTCCCGCTCGCCGGGAAGGCCGGCCTGCGGATGACCCACCTCGCGATGGCGTTCGCGATCGCCCACCCGGCCGTCACCGCGGCGAACCTCGGGCCGCGCACCATGGAGCAACTCGACGACCTGCTGGCCGGTGCGGAGGTAACCCTGGAACCACCGACCACACCGGGTGGTGTGGTGGGCGAGCCGTCCGCCACGGGCACGCGCACAGCGACACCGTCCGGTCGGCCGCGCACCTCGGACACGCCGGACCGGTGCCGCACAACCGGACACGCCAGCGCCCCGACGTGGTGA
- a CDS encoding bifunctional DNA primase/polymerase, which yields MDTTNPLLDWALYLAAMDWPVFPLRPGTKRQPAIKNWENRATTDPARLRRAWAADAWNIAVATGPARLVVIDLDMPKGDEAGPDGATALAALAEQRCAPLPNTFTVATPSGGRHLYFQAPPGVRLRNSPGQICPRVDTRSGGGYVVGPGSVTEQGGYELLDERDPVELAAWLVQLCTEKATPAATSKPVALRSANPTAYGAAALRGECDRVRAADPGRHNETLASAAYTIGRKVGAGLIDHATARAELIAAGQTLIGSQHWPPNEADVARVVDAGLTAGAANPVHRRDAALMTRFYVGALHPHSGASTSAVRVRAAPDTPCAGAAKLAAGRLLSPD from the coding sequence ATGGACACCACGAATCCGCTACTGGACTGGGCGCTCTACCTCGCCGCGATGGACTGGCCGGTGTTCCCGTTGCGGCCGGGCACCAAGCGGCAGCCCGCGATCAAGAACTGGGAGAACCGCGCCACCACCGACCCGGCGCGACTCCGCCGGGCCTGGGCGGCCGACGCCTGGAACATCGCCGTCGCCACCGGACCCGCCCGCCTGGTGGTGATCGACCTGGACATGCCCAAAGGCGACGAGGCCGGCCCGGACGGCGCCACCGCTCTGGCCGCGCTCGCCGAGCAGCGCTGCGCGCCGCTGCCGAACACCTTCACCGTCGCCACACCCTCCGGCGGGCGCCACCTGTACTTCCAAGCCCCGCCCGGAGTACGGCTGCGCAACTCGCCAGGCCAGATCTGCCCGCGCGTGGACACCCGATCGGGAGGCGGGTACGTGGTGGGCCCCGGCTCGGTCACCGAGCAGGGCGGCTACGAACTGCTCGACGAACGCGACCCGGTCGAGCTAGCCGCCTGGCTCGTGCAGCTGTGCACCGAAAAGGCGACTCCTGCCGCCACCTCCAAACCCGTCGCGCTGCGCTCGGCCAACCCGACCGCCTACGGCGCCGCCGCGCTGCGCGGCGAGTGCGACCGCGTGCGCGCCGCCGACCCCGGCCGCCACAACGAAACGCTCGCCTCCGCGGCCTACACCATCGGCCGCAAGGTCGGTGCCGGACTGATCGACCACGCCACCGCCCGCGCCGAACTGATCGCCGCCGGCCAAACCCTCATCGGCTCCCAGCACTGGCCACCCAATGAGGCCGACGTCGCCCGCGTCGTCGATGCCGGGCTGACGGCCGGCGCCGCCAATCCCGTCCACAGAAGGGACGCCGCCCTGATGACCCGGTTCTACGTCGGTGCGCTTCATCCGCATTCTGGAGCGTCGACTTCCGCTGTTCGTGTCCGTGCGGCGCCTGATACGCCGTGCGCCGGTGCCGCGAAACTGGCGGCTGGCCGACTACTTTCTCCGGACTAG
- a CDS encoding cation transporter → MTDKPADGAPMPLTASNLSQTDACAGGCCVPTPPAATLDGTRRAVLTRRVRWLVGATITYNVIEAIIAIIAGSNASSTALIGFGLDSVVEVASAAAVAWQFSGADPEARERGALKVIAVSFFALAAYVTVESVRSLFGAEPAEHSTVGIVLAAASLLVMPGLSYAQRRAGRELGSATAVADSKQTLLCTYLSGVLLAGLLLNSLFGWSWADPIVALVIAAVAVKEGREAWKGEHCC, encoded by the coding sequence ATGACCGACAAGCCCGCCGACGGCGCGCCTATGCCACTGACCGCGTCCAACTTGTCGCAGACGGATGCCTGCGCCGGTGGCTGCTGCGTGCCCACGCCGCCTGCCGCAACGCTGGATGGCACCCGCCGGGCGGTGCTGACGCGGCGAGTGCGCTGGCTCGTCGGCGCGACGATCACCTACAACGTCATCGAGGCGATCATCGCGATCATCGCCGGGTCGAACGCCTCGTCGACCGCGCTGATCGGCTTCGGGCTCGACTCCGTGGTCGAGGTCGCCTCGGCCGCCGCGGTTGCGTGGCAGTTCTCCGGCGCTGATCCTGAGGCCCGCGAACGCGGCGCGCTGAAAGTCATCGCCGTCTCGTTCTTCGCACTCGCCGCCTACGTCACCGTCGAGTCGGTCCGCTCCCTGTTCGGCGCGGAGCCGGCCGAACACTCCACGGTCGGGATCGTGCTCGCTGCCGCGTCGCTGCTGGTCATGCCCGGTCTGTCCTACGCCCAACGCCGCGCCGGGCGTGAACTCGGTTCCGCGACCGCCGTCGCCGACTCCAAACAGACCTTGCTCTGCACTTACCTGTCCGGAGTCCTGCTCGCCGGCTTGCTGCTCAACAGCCTCTTCGGCTGGTCCTGGGCAGACCCCATCGTCGCCCTCGTGATCGCCGCCGTCGCAGTCAAGGAAGGACGCGAAGCCTGGAAAGGCGAACATTGCTGCTGA
- the cmtR gene encoding Cd(II)/Pb(II)-sensing metalloregulatory transcriptional regulator CmtR: protein MLKCETRGDALARLGRALADPTRCRILVALLDGTSYPGAMATELGLSRSNVSNHLACLRGCGLVIATYEGRQVRYALADPHLAEALNELAQVVLAVDTGQPCLGDAEQLTANTAAAIR from the coding sequence GTGCTGAAATGCGAGACGCGGGGTGACGCACTGGCGCGGCTGGGTCGCGCCCTGGCGGATCCGACACGCTGCCGGATCCTGGTCGCTCTGCTGGACGGCACCAGCTACCCCGGCGCGATGGCTACCGAACTCGGCTTGTCCCGGTCGAACGTGTCCAACCACCTGGCCTGCCTGCGGGGCTGTGGCCTGGTCATCGCCACTTACGAAGGCCGTCAGGTCCGCTACGCCCTCGCCGACCCGCACCTGGCCGAGGCCCTCAACGAGCTGGCCCAGGTCGTGCTTGCCGTCGACACCGGCCAGCCTTGCCTCGGCGACGCCGAGCAGCTCACCGCGAACACCGCCGCGGCCATCCGATGA
- a CDS encoding ArsR/SmtB family transcription factor, translated as MDTVFKALADPTRRLLLDRLREQNGQTLRQVCEHLDMARQSATQHLDVLVRANLVTVVRRGRERLHYLNPGPIHEIEQRWISEFDKPRLRALSAIKNQAEEYAMNVPDYVYVTYIRASAEQVWKALTDADLTARYWGHENVSDWQPGSRWEHRRADGSGVADVVGEVLESDPPTRLVITFEDSPGQTREPSVVTFLVEPHEEIVRLTVTHEKLPDQEMLNGISSGWPAVLANLKSLLETGDVLPQAPWEMRAAHA; from the coding sequence ATGGACACGGTCTTCAAGGCACTGGCCGACCCGACCCGGCGGCTGCTGCTCGACCGGCTGCGTGAGCAGAACGGCCAGACGCTGCGCCAGGTGTGCGAACACCTGGACATGGCCCGCCAGTCGGCGACCCAGCACCTGGACGTCCTGGTGCGGGCCAACCTCGTGACCGTCGTGCGGCGTGGGCGGGAACGGCTGCACTACCTGAACCCCGGGCCGATCCACGAGATCGAGCAGCGCTGGATCTCGGAGTTCGACAAGCCGCGGCTGCGAGCGCTCAGCGCCATCAAGAACCAGGCAGAGGAGTACGCCATGAACGTCCCGGACTACGTCTACGTCACCTACATCCGCGCGAGCGCGGAGCAGGTGTGGAAAGCACTGACCGACGCGGACCTGACCGCGCGGTACTGGGGGCACGAGAACGTGTCGGACTGGCAGCCCGGCTCGCGCTGGGAGCACCGGCGGGCGGACGGGTCCGGGGTGGCCGACGTGGTCGGCGAGGTCCTCGAGTCCGATCCGCCGACGCGGCTCGTCATCACCTTCGAGGACTCACCGGGACAGACGCGGGAACCGTCGGTCGTCACCTTCCTCGTCGAACCGCACGAGGAGATCGTCCGCCTCACCGTGACCCACGAGAAGCTGCCCGACCAGGAGATGCTGAACGGGATCTCCAGCGGGTGGCCCGCCGTGCTGGCGAACCTGAAGTCCCTGCTGGAGACCGGCGACGTGCTGCCGCAGGCGCCGTGGGAGATGCGCGCCGCGCACGCGTAG
- the rho gene encoding transcription termination factor Rho: MSFHGILDVHGRSGTLGYGPGGSPVPCGLIRAHGLRRGDEIVVDGEKLLSVNGSAPVSARPEFDRLTPVHPDERLVLETERHQLTTRVLDLVAPIGKGQRALVVAPPRTGKTSVLQAIAHAVAVNHPSVHLMVLLADERPEEVTEIRRTVRGEVVASTFDRKPAEHTAVAELAVERAKRLVETGRDVVLLLDSLTRLGRAYNLAARPSGRVLSGGVDAGALHPMKKILGAARNIEGGGSLTVIATALVGTGSLADTVFFEELKSTGNSELRLDRTLADHRVYPAIDLFASGTRRDELLLTPPELTVMTEVRRALAVQDPKRATEQFLDQLRTTKSNAEFVARVSATVRPAAGRAA, translated from the coding sequence ATGTCTTTTCACGGAATTCTCGATGTGCACGGCAGGTCCGGCACCCTCGGCTACGGGCCCGGCGGTTCGCCTGTCCCCTGTGGACTGATCCGGGCGCACGGTCTGCGCCGTGGCGACGAGATCGTGGTGGACGGTGAGAAACTGTTGTCCGTCAACGGTTCCGCCCCGGTCAGTGCGCGTCCCGAGTTCGACCGGCTCACGCCCGTGCACCCGGACGAGCGTCTGGTCCTGGAGACGGAACGCCACCAGCTCACCACCCGCGTGCTCGACCTCGTCGCCCCGATCGGCAAGGGGCAGCGCGCTCTCGTCGTGGCTCCGCCGCGGACCGGCAAGACCTCGGTGCTGCAGGCGATCGCCCACGCCGTCGCGGTGAACCACCCGTCCGTGCACCTGATGGTGCTGCTGGCCGACGAGCGGCCGGAGGAGGTGACGGAGATCCGGCGCACCGTGCGCGGCGAAGTGGTCGCCTCGACGTTCGACCGCAAACCCGCCGAGCACACGGCCGTCGCCGAGCTGGCGGTGGAACGCGCGAAACGGCTGGTGGAGACCGGCCGTGACGTCGTGCTGCTGCTCGACTCGCTCACCCGCCTCGGCCGCGCCTACAACCTCGCCGCCCGCCCCTCGGGCCGCGTCCTGTCCGGCGGTGTCGACGCCGGCGCGCTGCACCCGATGAAGAAGATCCTCGGGGCTGCGCGCAACATCGAGGGCGGCGGCTCGCTCACCGTCATCGCCACGGCGCTGGTGGGGACCGGTTCGCTCGCGGACACCGTGTTCTTCGAGGAACTGAAGAGCACCGGCAATTCCGAGCTGCGCCTGGACCGAACCCTCGCCGACCATCGCGTCTACCCCGCGATCGACCTCTTCGCGTCCGGCACCCGCCGGGACGAGCTCCTGCTCACCCCGCCCGAGCTGACCGTGATGACCGAGGTCCGGCGCGCGCTGGCGGTCCAGGACCCGAAACGCGCCACCGAGCAGTTCCTGGACCAGCTGCGCACGACGAAGTCGAACGCGGAGTTCGTCGCGCGGGTGTCGGCCACGGTGCGCCCCGCCGCGGGCAGGGCGGCCTGA
- the rox gene encoding rifampin monooxygenase, whose product MIDVIIAGGGPSGMMLAAELRLHGVRTVVLEKDAEPPAHVRALGLHAGSIELLDQRGLLDRFLAHGRKHPIAGFFGGIRKPAPEGLDTAHGYVLAIPQNITDRLLAERAAELGADIRRGHELAGLDQHDHGVTAELADGTRLRSRYLVGCDGGRSTVRSLLGVGFPGEPSRADTLLGEMAVDAPAETVAAVVAEVRHTQHRFGAIPLGDGVYRIGVPAGRVADDRAVPPALDEIRAALRKTAGTDFGVHSPRWLSRFGDATRLAERYRAGRVLLAGDAAHIHPPMGGQGLGLGVGDAVNLGWKLAGEVAGWAPDGLLDSYAAERRPVAAAVLDNTRAQMELISPEPGPRAVRGLLSELMDFDEVNRYLTEKIIGTAIRYDFGDDHPLAGRRLRDIGLTRGRLYGLMHAGRGLLLDQTGRLSVAGWADRVDHVADVSDELDVPAVLLRPDGHVAWAGADQHELPGRLARWFGAPAG is encoded by the coding sequence ATGATCGACGTGATCATCGCCGGCGGCGGACCGTCCGGCATGATGCTGGCCGCCGAGTTGCGGCTGCACGGCGTGCGCACCGTGGTGCTGGAGAAGGACGCCGAGCCGCCCGCCCACGTCCGCGCGCTCGGGCTGCACGCGGGCAGCATCGAGCTGCTGGACCAGCGCGGGCTGCTGGACCGGTTCCTCGCCCACGGCCGGAAGCACCCGATCGCCGGGTTCTTCGGTGGCATCAGAAAACCCGCGCCCGAGGGGCTGGACACCGCGCACGGCTACGTCCTGGCGATTCCGCAGAACATCACCGACCGGCTGCTGGCCGAGCGGGCCGCCGAACTCGGCGCGGACATCCGGCGCGGCCACGAGCTCGCCGGGCTGGACCAGCACGATCACGGGGTGACCGCCGAGCTGGCCGACGGCACGCGGCTGCGGTCGCGGTACCTGGTCGGCTGCGACGGCGGGCGCAGCACCGTGCGCAGCCTGCTCGGGGTCGGGTTTCCCGGCGAGCCCAGCCGGGCCGACACGCTGCTGGGCGAGATGGCCGTGGACGCGCCCGCGGAGACGGTGGCCGCGGTGGTGGCCGAAGTCCGCCACACGCAGCACCGGTTCGGGGCGATTCCGCTCGGGGACGGCGTGTACCGGATCGGGGTGCCCGCCGGCCGGGTGGCCGACGACCGCGCGGTCCCGCCGGCCCTCGACGAGATCCGGGCCGCGCTGCGGAAGACCGCGGGCACCGATTTCGGCGTGCACTCGCCGCGCTGGCTCTCCCGCTTCGGCGACGCCACGCGGCTGGCCGAGCGCTACCGGGCCGGGCGGGTGCTGCTGGCCGGCGACGCGGCGCACATCCACCCGCCGATGGGTGGGCAGGGACTCGGTCTCGGCGTCGGCGACGCGGTCAACCTGGGCTGGAAGCTGGCCGGTGAGGTCGCGGGGTGGGCGCCGGACGGGCTGCTGGACAGCTACGCCGCCGAACGGCGCCCGGTGGCGGCCGCGGTGCTGGACAACACCCGCGCGCAGATGGAGCTGATCTCCCCGGAACCGGGTCCGCGGGCGGTGCGCGGGCTGCTGTCCGAGCTGATGGACTTCGACGAGGTCAACCGGTACCTGACCGAGAAGATCATCGGGACCGCCATCCGCTACGACTTCGGCGACGACCACCCGCTGGCCGGCCGCCGCCTGCGGGACATCGGGCTGACGCGGGGGCGGCTCTACGGGCTGATGCACGCCGGCCGTGGGCTGCTGCTCGACCAGACCGGGCGGCTCTCGGTGGCCGGGTGGGCGGACCGCGTGGACCACGTCGCCGACGTCAGCGACGAACTGGACGTGCCCGCGGTGCTGCTGCGGCCGGACGGCCACGTGGCGTGGGCCGGTGCGGACCAGCACGAACTGCCCGGCCGGCTGGCCCGGTGGTTCGGCGCCCCGGCCGGCTGA
- a CDS encoding NAD-dependent succinate-semialdehyde dehydrogenase, which yields MSLLDTLDPARGLFVGGRWTTGSAGRFDVDDPADGRVIATVANGGPADATAAVDAADAAAATWAATPPRERSQVLHRAYELMMRDRDDLAALIVAENGKSRADALSEVAYAAEFLRWYGEEAVRVEGRYGVAPAGGSRTVVTYRPVGVAALVTPWNFPAAMATRKVGPALAAGCTVVFKPAAETPLTAFAITRLLTEAGLPAGVVNVVPTTDAAGVVTTWLEDPRVRKISFTGSTRVGKLLLRQAADRVVNASMELGGNAPFVVTADADLDAAVRGAMVAKFRGCGQVCVAANRFYVHADVVDEFVARFGKEVEALRVGPSSDAANAIGPLISPGAVEKVTSLVDDALARGARIAARAAVPAGTRGYFVAPTVLADVPADADVVREEIFGPVAPIVTWRDPRQMLTAVNASEAGLAAYVFAGDLQYAMRLGESIEAGMVGINRGLVSDPSAPFGGVKQSGLGREGSHEGLHEFTEPQTLSLDWPELP from the coding sequence ATGTCCCTGCTCGACACGCTCGACCCCGCCCGCGGCCTCTTCGTCGGTGGACGGTGGACCACCGGATCGGCCGGGCGGTTCGATGTGGACGATCCCGCCGACGGCCGGGTGATCGCGACCGTCGCGAACGGCGGTCCCGCCGACGCGACCGCCGCCGTCGACGCGGCCGACGCCGCCGCGGCCACGTGGGCCGCGACACCGCCTCGCGAACGCTCGCAGGTGCTGCACCGCGCGTACGAGCTGATGATGCGCGACCGGGACGACCTGGCCGCGCTGATCGTCGCCGAGAACGGCAAGTCCAGGGCGGATGCACTGTCTGAAGTGGCCTATGCCGCGGAGTTCCTCCGGTGGTACGGCGAGGAAGCCGTGCGCGTCGAAGGGCGCTACGGTGTCGCGCCGGCCGGCGGCAGCCGCACGGTGGTGACCTACCGTCCCGTCGGGGTCGCCGCGCTGGTGACGCCGTGGAACTTCCCGGCGGCGATGGCCACCCGCAAGGTCGGGCCGGCGCTCGCGGCCGGGTGCACCGTGGTGTTCAAGCCCGCGGCCGAAACCCCGCTGACCGCGTTCGCGATCACCCGGCTGCTCACCGAGGCCGGCCTGCCCGCGGGGGTCGTCAACGTCGTGCCCACCACCGACGCCGCCGGGGTGGTGACCACCTGGCTGGAGGATCCGCGGGTCCGCAAGATCTCGTTCACCGGCTCCACCCGGGTGGGCAAGCTCCTGCTGCGCCAGGCCGCCGACCGCGTGGTCAACGCCTCGATGGAGCTGGGCGGCAACGCGCCGTTCGTCGTGACCGCCGACGCCGACCTCGACGCGGCCGTGCGGGGCGCGATGGTCGCGAAGTTCCGCGGCTGCGGGCAGGTGTGCGTGGCCGCGAACCGGTTCTACGTGCACGCCGACGTGGTGGACGAGTTCGTCGCGCGCTTCGGCAAGGAGGTCGAGGCGCTGCGGGTCGGCCCGTCGTCCGACGCGGCCAACGCGATCGGTCCGCTGATCAGCCCCGGCGCGGTCGAGAAGGTCACGTCGCTGGTCGACGACGCGCTGGCGCGCGGGGCCCGGATCGCCGCGCGCGCCGCCGTGCCCGCCGGGACGCGGGGGTACTTCGTGGCCCCCACGGTGCTCGCGGACGTCCCCGCCGACGCCGACGTCGTGCGGGAGGAGATCTTCGGCCCGGTCGCGCCGATCGTCACCTGGCGCGACCCGCGGCAGATGCTCACCGCCGTGAACGCCTCGGAGGCCGGGCTCGCCGCCTACGTCTTCGCGGGTGACCTCCAGTACGCGATGCGCCTGGGCGAATCCATCGAGGCCGGCATGGTGGGCATCAACCGCGGGCTCGTCTCCGACCCGTCGGCGCCCTTCGGCGGCGTCAAGCAGAGCGGCCTGGGGCGCGAAGGAAGCCACGAGGGTCTCCACGAGTTCACCGAGCCGCAGACCCTGAGCCTCGACTGGCCGGAGCTGCCGTAG
- the gabT gene encoding 4-aminobutyrate--2-oxoglutarate transaminase — protein MTLADVAPAALRQERTLVTEIPGPRSRELMARKHHAVAAGVGTTMPVFAVRASGGVVEDVDGNVLIDLGSGIAVTTVGSSAPRVVEAVGRQVEAFTHTCFMVTPYEGYVAVAEQLNRLTPGTHEKRSALFNTGAEAVENAVKIARAHTGRPAVVVFDHAYHGRTNLTMAMTAKVRPYKHGFGPFAPEVHRAPLSYPFRDGGLDGETAARRAIEVIDEQVGADRVAALVIEPIQGEGGFIVPAPGFLPALLEWCRAKGIVFVADEVQTGFARTGAMFACEHEGLVPDLLVSAKGIAGGLPLAAVTGRAGIMDAAHPGGLGGTYGGNPLACAAALATIETIEAGRLTDRARRIETLMTERLSRLQRDDPRIGDVRGRGAMIAVELVQPGTREPDADLARSVAAAAHAAGVIVLTCGTHGNVLRFLPPLPISDALLHEALDILAAAFARS, from the coding sequence ATGACCCTCGCCGACGTCGCTCCCGCGGCCCTCCGCCAGGAACGCACCCTCGTCACCGAGATCCCCGGCCCGCGCTCCCGGGAACTGATGGCGCGCAAGCACCACGCCGTGGCCGCCGGAGTGGGTACCACGATGCCCGTGTTCGCCGTCCGCGCGTCCGGCGGCGTCGTCGAGGACGTCGACGGCAACGTGCTCATCGACCTCGGCTCCGGCATCGCCGTCACGACGGTCGGATCGAGCGCGCCGCGCGTGGTGGAAGCGGTGGGCCGCCAGGTGGAGGCGTTCACGCACACCTGTTTCATGGTCACCCCGTACGAGGGGTACGTCGCCGTGGCCGAGCAGCTCAACCGGCTGACGCCCGGCACCCACGAGAAGCGGTCGGCGCTGTTCAACACCGGCGCCGAGGCGGTGGAGAACGCGGTGAAGATCGCCCGCGCCCACACCGGCAGGCCGGCGGTCGTGGTGTTCGACCACGCCTACCACGGCCGCACGAACCTGACGATGGCGATGACCGCGAAGGTCCGGCCCTACAAGCACGGTTTCGGTCCGTTCGCGCCGGAGGTCCACCGCGCGCCACTGTCCTACCCCTTCCGCGACGGCGGGCTCGACGGCGAGACCGCCGCCCGCCGGGCCATCGAGGTGATCGACGAGCAGGTCGGCGCCGACCGGGTGGCCGCGCTCGTGATCGAGCCGATCCAGGGCGAGGGCGGGTTCATCGTGCCCGCGCCCGGGTTCCTGCCCGCCCTGCTGGAGTGGTGCCGGGCGAAGGGGATCGTCTTCGTCGCCGACGAGGTGCAGACCGGGTTCGCCCGCACCGGCGCGATGTTCGCCTGCGAGCACGAGGGGCTCGTGCCGGATCTGCTGGTGAGCGCGAAGGGGATCGCCGGCGGCCTGCCGCTGGCCGCGGTGACCGGGCGCGCCGGGATCATGGACGCGGCGCACCCCGGCGGGCTCGGCGGCACCTACGGCGGCAACCCGCTCGCGTGCGCCGCCGCCCTGGCGACGATCGAGACGATCGAGGCTGGGCGCCTGACCGACCGCGCCCGGCGGATCGAGACGCTCATGACGGAGCGCCTGTCGCGGTTGCAGCGCGACGATCCCCGGATCGGTGACGTGCGCGGGCGCGGTGCGATGATCGCCGTCGAACTCGTCCAGCCGGGTACTCGCGAGCCGGACGCCGACCTGGCGCGGTCGGTCGCGGCCGCCGCACACGCGGCCGGCGTGATCGTCCTGACCTGCGGCACCCACGGCAACGTGCTGCGCTTCCTGCCTCCGCTGCCGATCAGCGACGCGCTCCTCCACGAAGCCCTCGACATCCTCGCCGCGGCGTTCGCCCGGTCCTGA
- a CDS encoding LysR family transcriptional regulator: MELRTLRYFVAVADSGSVSAAAQTVHVTQPALSRQIRQLERELQVTLFTRRGGRLELTAAGRQFVPVVRDLLRRAEDARSAAEAFAAGRLVHLTIAATTTTLTDVIAPFLATFGPDDPLPTVREVGGPEAALALLHRGADLAVVTQVPPPSWSTRALAVLPLFAYVRADHPWAGRDTVDLAELAAQTLVVLDPSFRPRQLLQEALSDQGLAAAAYVECGNPQVAQALAAAGRGIAVVSDDPRFGLHGLRITTAACGPRIRLHAAWDPGHHAGPALAAIAARIRRFCADRYGDDVLPPAPG; the protein is encoded by the coding sequence ATGGAGCTCCGGACGCTGCGCTACTTCGTGGCGGTCGCCGATTCGGGTTCGGTGAGCGCGGCCGCGCAGACCGTCCACGTGACCCAGCCCGCGCTGTCCCGGCAGATCCGCCAGCTGGAGCGGGAGCTGCAGGTCACCCTGTTCACGCGCCGCGGCGGCCGGCTCGAGCTGACCGCGGCGGGCCGGCAGTTCGTGCCGGTGGTCCGTGACCTGCTCCGGCGCGCGGAGGACGCCCGGTCCGCGGCCGAGGCCTTCGCCGCCGGACGGCTCGTGCACCTGACGATCGCCGCCACGACGACCACCCTCACCGACGTGATCGCCCCGTTCCTGGCGACCTTCGGCCCGGACGACCCGCTGCCGACCGTGCGCGAGGTCGGCGGTCCGGAGGCGGCGCTCGCCCTGCTGCACCGGGGCGCGGACCTCGCGGTCGTCACCCAGGTGCCGCCGCCGTCGTGGAGCACCCGCGCGCTGGCGGTGCTGCCGCTGTTCGCCTACGTGCGCGCCGACCACCCGTGGGCGGGGCGGGACACCGTGGACCTCGCCGAACTGGCCGCGCAGACACTGGTGGTGCTCGACCCGTCGTTCCGGCCGCGACAACTGCTGCAGGAAGCGCTGTCCGACCAGGGGCTCGCCGCGGCCGCCTACGTCGAGTGCGGCAATCCGCAGGTGGCGCAGGCACTCGCCGCGGCGGGCCGCGGGATCGCCGTCGTCTCCGACGACCCCCGGTTCGGCCTGCACGGCCTGCGGATCACGACCGCGGCCTGCGGGCCGCGCATCCGGCTGCACGCCGCGTGGGACCCCGGCCACCACGCGGGCCCCGCCCTCGCCGCGATCGCCGCCCGCATCCGGCGGTTCTGCGCCGACCGCTACGGCGACGACGTCCTCCCGCCCGCCCCGGGCTAG